GGTGGACGACCGTCTCCAGCTCGTCCAGGACCTGATGGGCCCGCTCCAGGTCACCGGCGTGGCGGTGCACCTCGGCGAGCGGGAACAGCATGGTGGCCTCCAGCCGCCGGTGCCCGTGCTCGTGGCCCTGGCGGCGCGCGGCGCGCACGTCCTGCAGCGCGCCCTCCAGGTCCCCGCCGCGCATCCGGTTCTGCGCGAGATGCGACTTGGTGATGAACAGGTGCTCCTCGGTGCCCAGCTCGGCGGCGATGGCGACGGCGCGCTCGCAGTACGCGATCGCCTGCTCGTGCTCGGCGCGCAGGCCGTGCACGCGGCTCTGCCGTACCAGGCCCATCATCAGCCCCCACCGGTCGCCGACCTGCTCGAACAGGCGCAGCGCCTCGTCCCGGTGGCGGGCGCCGGTCTCCTGGTCGCCCTGCTCGGTGAGGAGGAAGTCGTAGGCCCAGTTGGCGCCGGCGCGCACCCAGGGGTCGGGCGAGTTCAGCGCCTCGAGGTCGGGGGCGTCCCCGCTGGCGAGCTTGGACATGCGCAGCAGCGGCAGCGCGGTGTGGAACTGCGTCACCCCGGGACGCCGGAGGTTCTCCAGCACCTCCGGCTCGTTCCCCCTGCCGGACGTCGCGCGCACCACCTCGAAGGCGGCGCGCGCGTCGGCCGGCAGCTCCTCGCCGAAGGCCAGCACCTCGTTCAGGAAGGCGTTGAACTGGGTGGACATGCCGCGCATGCTCCAGTACCAGAACATGGACCTGACGAACCGGGCCGACGCTTCCGCGTCGCCCGCCTCGATGGCGGCCCGCAGCGCGGCCACCAGGTTGTCGTGCTCGGCGTCGAAGACCTCGACGGCGCGCAGCTGCTGCCTGGTACGCAGCAGCGGCTCGTTCTGCTCGGCCAGCGCCAGGAAGTACGCGCGGAACCGGCCGGTGACCGGCGTGGCCGACCCGGCCGCCGCGTAGGCGCGGATGGTCTCCAGCATCCGGTACCGGTCGCCGACCTGCTGGATCATGGACTTCTCGACCAGCGTGCTCGCGACGTACACCAGGTCGCCCACGGGGAGCGACGCGTCGGAGCAGATCGACTCCAGCGCGGCCAGGTCGGCCCCGCCGGGGAAGGCGGCCAGCCGGCCGGCCAGCACGCGCTCGGGCTCCTCCAGCAGGTCCCAGCTCCACTCCACCATGGCGCGCAACGTGCGCTGGCGCGGCAGCGCGGTCCTGCTGCCCGAGGTGAGCATGCGGAACCGGTCATCCAGCCGCTGGGAGATCTGCGCCACGCTCATCGCCCGCAGCTTGGCCGCCGCCAGTTCGAGCGCCAGCGGCATGCCGTCCAGCCGGCGGCAGATCTCCACCGTGGGCTCCACCGTCTCCGCGTCGAGCGCGAACGCGGCGCGCACACTGGCGGCCCGCTCGACGAACAGCCGCACGGCGGCCGACTCCGCGGCCTCGGCCAGGTCCGCGTTCTCCACGGGCAGGTCGAGCGGGCCGAGGTGGCACAGCGCCTCACCGATGATCGCCAGCGGCTCCCTGCTCGTGGCCAGGACGCGCAGCTGCGGCAGCCGCACCAGCAGCTGCTCGGTGAGCTGGGCGGCGGCCTCCACCAGGTGCTCGCAGTTGTCCAGCACCAGGACGGCGGGGCCGACGTCGAGCAGCCCGCACAGCCGCGCCAGCGCGGGAGCCTGCGGCTTGAGCCCGCCCTCGAACAGGCCGCCGCAGGCGCTGAGCACCGCGTCCGCGACCTGGTCCGGCTGGACGACGCCCGCCAGCGGCACGAACCAGACCCGCTCCTCCATGCGGTCCGCGGCCTCCAGCGCCAGCCTCGTCTTGCCCGCCCCGCCCGGCCCGATGATCGTCACCAGCCGTGCCCCGGACATGAGCTGATCCAGCGCGCCCAGCTCGCGCTCCCGGCCCACGAAGCTGGTCAGCCTGGCCGGGATCCGGTTGGGCGCGGCCTGCGGCTGCGCGGCCGGCCTGTCCAGCTCCCCGCGCAGCAGGGCGAGGTGGACGGCGCGCAGCTCGGGCGAGGGATCCATGCCCAGCTCGCCGGCCAGCCTGCCGCGGATCTCCTCGTACACGGCCAGGGCCTCCGACTGGCGCCCGGCGGCCGACAGGGCACGGATGCGCAGCTCGGCCAGGCGCTCGGCGAGCGGGCGGGCGGCGGCCGCGGCTCCCAGGTCGACCAGCACCTCGGTGGCCCGGCCGAGCCGTACCTGCGCGTCGAAGTAGTCCTCGCTCGCGCTCGCGCGCAGCTCCTCCAGCCGGGCCGCGACGTCCCGCGCGAACGGGGCCTCCAGCACGTCCGCCAGCGCGGCGCCCCGCCACAGGTCCAGGGCGGCGCGCAGCAGCGCGGCGGCCTCACGCGGCCGGTCGGCCGCCAGCTCCCGCCTGGCCTGCTCGGCCAGCTGCTCGAAGCGGTGCGCGTCCACGTCCTCGCGGCGCACCGGCAGCCGGTAGCCGCCGGCCACCAGCTCCACGGTCTCCCGCCCGCCCAGCGTCCTGCGCAACCGGGAGACCAGGCCGTGCAGCGCGCCGGCCGCCTCGGCGGGGGGATCCTCGCCCCAGATGCCGTTGACCAGGGAGCCGGCCGACACCGGGCGGCCGGCCTCCAGCGCGAGCGCCGCCAGCAACATCCGCAGGCGCGCGCCCGGGATGTCGATCGGGGCGGCGTCATCGGAGACGGCTTCGATCGGGCCGAGGAGAGAGATCTGCACAGAGCAAAGCTTGCCATCCGTCACCATGTGTCCGGGTATGCCGGTAGTGCCACCCTGCGGCAAGATCGGGAACATGCCGATCTCCATGCCCGCCGCGGACGGGTGCCCCTTCTGCGACTACCTCGCCGGGCTGAGCCCGGTCACCGTCCTGGAGCGGGGGGAGCAGGTCGCCATCCTGGTCACCCGCTGGCAGCGCGGGCCGGGGCACGTGCTGGTGATCCCGGTCGCGCACCGCCCGACCATCTTGGACGTGGCCCCGGCCGAGGAGCAGGCGCTGATGAACGCCGTACGGCGGGCTGCCCGGGCCATCGCGGCCGCCTACGACCCCGGCGGCGTCTCCGTCTGGCAGAACAACGGGGCGCCCGCCCACCAGCACGTCCCCCACGTGCACTTCCACGTCACCGGCACGCTGCCCGGCGGTGGCACGCGCTCGGGCGAGGTGCCTCGGCTCGGCCTCACCGAGACCGACGAGATCGCCGAGCGCCTCGCCCCGCATCTCTGAGGGGGATGTGTCAGTCGCTCCACTTCGGCTGCCGCTTGCTCAGGAACGCGGACATGCCCTCACGGGCCGCGGCCGACTGCGAGGACTCGGCCATCACCCTGGTGGCCAGCTCGTACGCCTCCGCCTCGGGCAGCGACAACTGCTCGTACAGCGTGCGCTTGCCCAGCGCCTTGGAGGCCCGGCTGCCCCGAGTGGCCCGCCCGAGCAGGTCCAGAACGGCGGCGTCGAGCTCATCGGCGGGCACCACCTGGTTGACCAGCCCCCATTCGAGCGCCTGCGCGGCGGTGATGGTGTCACCGGTGTAGGCCAGCTCGGCGGCGCGCTTGCGCCCGATGTTGCGGGCGATGGCCACCATGGGCGTGTGACAGAACCAGCCGCCCTTCCCGCCGGGCGCGGCGAAGCCGGCGGAATCGGCGGCCACGGCGAGATCGCAGGTGGCGACCAGCTGGCAGCCCGCCGCGGTGGCCAGGCCGTGCACCCGGGCGATCACCGGCTGCGGCACCGACTCGATCAGCTGCATGAGGTGCAGACAGGTGTCCAGCATGGCGCGCACCGCGTCCACGTCGGCCTCGGCCACGTCGGCGAAGTCGTGACCGGCGCTGAACACCGGGCCCGCGCCGGCCAGGATGATGCCCGAGGCGTCGCTGCCGCCGGCGGTGTCGAAGGCGGTGATCAGCTCACGCAGATGGGCCAGCGACAGGGCGTTGCGTCGCCGCGGCCGGTTCATCGTGATCGTGACGAAGTCGGCGTCGCGGCTGACCAGTACGTGTTCGAGGTTCATGGGCGGGCTCCCGATGATGTCCGCTGTCCTCGTGGCCGCGGTCGGCCACGAGGACAGTGTTCCCAAGCCGCCACGCATGAACGCGTCACGCGGATCTCCCGGCCCGGCCCAGGCGCTAGGAAAAGCAAAGCAGCGACGCTGCTACTAGCATGGAAGGCATGGCAAAGGCAGACCCGAGGCACGCCGTGGCGGACTGCCAGCGCGGTGACGCCGCGCTGACACGCGCCTTCACCCTGCTCGGCAAGCGCTGGAGCGGCCTCGTGCTGGGCAGCCTCCGGGCCGGGCCCGCCGGGTTCCGCGAGCTGTCGCGGGCGATCGAGGGCGTCAGCGACTCGGTGTTGTCCGACCGGCTGTCGGAGCTGACCAAGGCCGGTCTGATCGCGCGCACGGTGGACGAGGGGCCGCCGGTCGCGGTCACGTACGAGCTGACCGAGAGCGGCAGGGCGCTGATGCCGGCGCTGCACGAGCTGTCCCAGTGGGCGGAGGACCACCTGCCCGCCTAGCAAGCGTTTCACCGTTCCCGACGCAGGAACCGTGTACGCACGTGCCAGACTTGATGACGTGATGGAGGTGGAGGAGCCCGGCGGGCTGACCGTCGGGGCCGCGGCCGGGCACGTCGGTGTCACCATCCGCACCCTCCACCACTGGGACTCGGTCGGCCTGGTCCGCCCGTCCGGCCGCACCACCGGTGGCTACCGCCTCTACTCCGCGGCCGACGTCTCACGCCTGCACCGGGTGCTCATCTACCGCGAGCTGGGCCTGCCCCTCGACGACATCGGCGAGCTGCTCGACGCCCCGACGGCCGACATGGCCGTGCCGCTGCGGCAGCAGCGCGCCCAGCTCCTCGACCGCATCTCCCGCCTGCGGGCGATGGTCGAGGCGGTCGATCGCATGATCGAGGCCGCGAGCGCCGGCATCCTGCTCTCCCCGGAGGAGCAGGTCGCCATCTTCGGGCAGCGCTGGGACCCGTCCTCGGTCGTGGCGGCTCGCGACCGCTGGGGCGGCACGGCCCAGTGGACGCAGTACGCCGAGCGCGCCGCGAGCATGACCCCGGACGACTGGCAGCGCGTCGCCGGCGACATCGCCACGCTGGAGCACGACCTGGCGGCGGCCAAGCGCGCCGGCGTCGGGCCCGGCAGCGCCGAGGCCGGCGCCCTGGCGGAGCGGCACCGGGCCTCCATCGGCGTGTACTTCGACTGCACCCACGCGATGCAGGTCTGCCTGGGCAGGCGGCAGGCGGCCGATCCCGGCTTCACGGAGTACTACGACGCGATGGAGCCGGGCCTGGCCGCCTGGCTGCGCGACCTCATCGACGCCAACGCCCGCCGTCACGGCATCGACCCGGATACGGCGACCTGGCCCGGAGAGGAAACAATCTAGGCGCACACCTCGCGCCGATAAGGCACGTACGGGATGTAGCGCCGCCACTCGGCCTCCGTCAGTGACCGTCCCGCTCTCGCGCAGACGGCCCGCGCGGCCCTGGCGGGATCGGTCGGATAGTCCAGCAGATCGTGCCCGCCGCTGGTCGCGTGCAGCGTGCCGGCCGCGTCGAAGGCCAGCGACCCGGTGAAGGCGGGGCCGGGGAACGGCGGGCCGACCTGCTGGCCGGTCGTGGTGTCCCACAGCCGGATCTCGCCGAACGCGGCCGAGGCCAGCAGGTCTCCACGGGGAGAGAACGCGAGCGCGGCGGCGCCACCGCCGTCCATGCTGGCGGGAGCCCCGGCGCGGACGTCGCGTACGCGGGCGCGGAGCGCTCCCGTGGCGGTGTCCCAGATGCCGACCCGCCCCTCCTCCTCGACGGCGACGAGCCGGCGGTCGGCGCTGAGCGCCACGACGTTCCCGGAGAACGGGCCGGTCCCCGCCAGGGGCGTCCGCTTGCCGGAAGGCAGCTCGACGAGCTCGGCGCCCGAGGTGAGGACCCGGTCGTCCGCCACGAACGCGAGCACCCGCCTGTCCTGGATCGGGAAGGTCCCCGTCATGCCGCGTCCGGCGAAGTCCCACGCGCGGGACTGCTCCGTGCCGTCCTGGCCGACGGCGACCGCCAGCGTCCTGCCGTCCGGGCTGAACGCCTGGACGTGCTCGATGACGCGGCCCGGGTCGTGCAGATCCGGCAGGCGGCGGCGGGCGGTCACGTCCCACAGGCTCGTCCGCATGGGCTCGGGGCCGACGGTGATCGCCAGGGTGCGGCCGTCCGGGCTGAACAGCATCCAGGCGCCCGTGACGGTGGCGGGCTCGCCCAGGCCGTCGAGCCGGCCCAGCAGGCGGCGTCCGCGCACGTCCCACAGCTGGACGGTCGCGGTGTCCCGGTCGAACAGGGCGGCGAGGCGGCCGTCCGGGCTGAGGGCGTGCCCCGCGATCGTCGTCCGCGCCGGCAGGGTGTCGTCGCCGCCCAGGGACGGGGGCCGGGTGTGGGTGGAGACGTCGAGGGAGACGACCGCCATGATGTCGTCCATGCGCAGGTAACGCAGGGTCCGGCCGTCCCGGTCGAAGCTCAGGGTGTGCACGTCCTGGCGGCCCAGGGGGATGGTCGTCAGGGCGAGCCGGTCGTCGGTGCTCCACAGCGTGATCCCGTCCGGATCGAGGACGGCCAGGCGGCGGCCGTCCGGGCTGTAGGCCACCAGGCCGGGCCCGTAGGAGCTCCGGCTCAGGGCGCCCGGCCTCTTCAGCGGCGGGCCGGCGGGCTCGCCCGACGCCACGTCCCAGAGCAGCACCTCGGCCGGCCGCACGATCGCCAGGGTGCGGCCGTCAGGCGAGAAGCGCACGGCGATGACGTCCTGGCCCTTCCCCGCCTCGGGCGCGCGCAGCCGCTCGCCGTGCGACAGGTCCCAGATCTCGCCGGGCCCCTCCTGCTGGAACAGGGCCACGAAACGGTCGTCCGGGCTGATCGCCACCGACTCGAACGCGCCGCGCTCCAGGACGGGCTCGCGCCCGCCCACCCGCCAGAGCTGGGTACGCTCGCCCACGGTGGTCGCCGCGTAGACCCGGTTCCCGTCGCCGAACTCGGCGCCCGTGAGGCGGGTGTCGAGGCCCCCGGCGGGCCGTCCGGACTGCAGGTCCCACAGCAGGACCCCCTCGCCCTCGACGCTGCCGGCGAGCGCCGCCAGCCGGCCGTCCCTGCTCAGGGACACCTCGCCGTCCTCGCCGGGCAGCTCGACGGCGACCGTGCCGGTCCTCCTGCGGGTGGTCAGGTCCCACACGTGCACCTGCCGGTCGTCCCACGTGTGGAAGGTACGCCCGTCGGCGCCGAACCGGCCGTATCCGAGCGCCAGCACGTCCAGGGCGGGCTGGGCCAGCGAGCCGAACAGGGCCGTGCGCGCCTCGGGCGCGGGGGAGATGTGCCAGGCGGCGGCGCTCAGCAACATCGCCGTCGCCGGGTCCTCGGCCCGCAGCGTCTCCGCGCGGGCGGCGACGGCCCGGGCGGCGGCCTCGTCCCGCTGCTCGGTCAGGTCCAGGCTCTGCCGGACGGCGATCGTCCCGGCGACGAGCGCCAGCACGAGCAGGACGGCCAGGCTGGAGGTCACCAGGCGGCGCACGCGCCCGCGGCGGCGGGCGGCCGCCGTGCCGGCCTCTAAGAACGAACGTTCCTGCGGGTTCAGGGTCAGGTGCCGGCGGCCCGTGGCGGCCCAGCGCAGCGCCGACTCCAAGGTCCTGCCCTGGAGGGGGTCGCCCTGCCCCTCCTGCCAGCGCCGGGCCGCGACCGCCAGCTCGCGGTGCACGGCCAGGCCGGGACGCTCGGCGTCCACCCAGTCGCGCAGGCGCGGCCAGGCCCGCAGCAGCGCCGGCCGGGAGATCACGAAGTCCCCGCCGCCGGCCGCCAGCAGCCCCGCCTCCTCGAACGCCGCCAGCACGTCGCCGGCGCCGGGCGGCAGGTCGGCACGCGACACCCGCCGCACGGTGTCCTCGGTGTCGGGGCCGGCGGCGACCATGCGCAGGAAGACCTCGGGCACCAGTTCCTGGGCGGCAGGCGTCAGGCCCGCGTACACCTCCTCGGCGCGCGTCCCGAGCGCGGGATCGTCCGAACCCGCGCGTACCTCCGACGCCTGCTCGATCCCCGCCGCCAGCGGATCGGGCACGGCACCCAGCAGCTTGAGCAGCAGCTCCCGGGCGGCCGGCCGGTCGGCGGGCTCCTTCCTGAGCGCGGCTGCCACCAGGGAACGCAGCGGGTCGGCGAGGTCGCCCAGGTCCGGTTCCGCGGTGAGCACGCCGTACATCACCGCGCCGAGGTTCTCCGCGTGGAAGGGGTCGCGGCCGGTGGCCGCGAACAGGACGATCGCCCCCCACGCGAACACGTCGGCCGCCGTGCCCGCCCGCTGCCCGTTGAGGATCTCGGGCGCCATGTACGTGGGCGTGCCGGCCACCACCCCCGTGGAGGTGAGCGACATCTCGGCGGTCCTGGCGATGCCGAAGTCGATCACCCGTGGCCCGTCCGGGCCGAGCAGCACGTTGTCCGGCTTCAGGTCGCGGTGGATGACCCCCGCCTCGTGGATCGCGGTGAGCGCGGTGGCGCCGCCGGCGGCGAGCCGGTGCAGGTCGGCGCCGTCCAGCGGGCCACGCTCCGCGACGAACGCACGCAGGCTCGGCCCTTCGACGTACTCGCTGACGAGGTACGGCCTGGGCGCCTGAAGATCGTGCCCGAGCACCTGCGCGATGCAGAACGGGGCGACCCGCTCGGCGGCGGCCAGCTCCCTGGCGAGCCCGTGCCGCAGCTCGACCCCGTAAAGGATCTTGATCGCGACGCGCCGCCCGCCCTCGTCGTACGCCTCGTAGACCACTCCCTGCCCGCCCGACCCCAGCCGCCCCGCCAGCCAGTAGTCGCCCAGGCGCGCCGGATCGCCCGGGAGCAGCTCGGCCGAACCACCCATGTCCCGACCCCCGTCTCTTCCTACGGTCCCCATGCCGTTAGTCGAGAAAGGGGCCGGGTTGGTTCGGCGTGGCCGCTATCCGAAGTGCCCCGCCACCACGCGGGTGTGCAGCGGGAACGCCAGCTCCGTCGGCCCGTCGATCACCAGGTCCCGCTCGCGCCGACAGGCTGAGGCGCCGACAGGCCGAGGCGCCGGCCGGATGGGGTCAGGGGAGCCTGCGGCGGAGGAAGTCGCGGATCAGCCCGGCGATCTCGCGGCCGTGCGTCTCCAGCGCGAAGTGCCCGGCGTCGAGGAGATGGATCTCGGCGTCGGGCAGGTCGCGGGCGTACGCCTCGGCGCCCGCGGCCCCGAAGATCTCGTCGTTGGCACCCCAGGCGACCAGCACGGGCGGGCGGTGCGTGCGGAAGTACTCCTGGAAGGCCGGGTAGCCGTCGAGGTTGAACTGGTAGTCCCAGAAGAGCTGGAGCTGGACCTCCTTGTTGCCGGGCCGGTCCAGGTAGGCCTGGTCGAGCACCCACGAGTCCGGGCTGACGCGCTCCAGCAGGTCTGCGGGCACACCGTGGGTGTACTGCCACCGGGTGGCGTCGGCGGTCAGCAGCTCGCGTACCGCCGGCTCGTGGGTGGCGCGGTCCTTGGCGTGGGCGAACAGCACCTCCCAGAACGGTGTGAAGCCGTCCAGATAGGCGTTGCCGCTCTGGGTGATGATCGCGCTCACCCGCTCGGGGTGGCGACTGGCGATGCGCAGCCCGATGGGGGCGCCGTAGTCGTGGATGTAGAGGGCGAACCGGTCGATGTTCAGCGTGTCGAGCAGTTCGAGGGTGATCTCGGTGAGCTTGTCGAAGCTGTAGGGGAACTCCTCCACCGACGGCGCGGCCGACTGGCCGAAGCCGACGTGGTCGGGGGCGATCAGATGGTAGGAGTCGGCCAGGTCGGCGATCAGGTTCCGGAACATGGCGGAGCTGCTGGGGAAGCCGTGCAGCAGCACCAGCGTGGGGTTGGCCGGGTCTCCCGCCTCCCGGTAGAAGACGGGCAGGCCCTGGATCTGAACCGTGGTGTGGCGAGTCATGTCGGGGTGCTCCTAGCGCGGTGAGTCCGTCGGTTTCTAACGGTTATATCGACTCGCAACCGTTAGAAGTTATCCGGTCATTCCCGGTCGCGCGAAAAAACTTCTGTGCGGCGGTCACGCGGGAGGATGGGCGGCGGCCATGACGCCGTGCACGGCCTGGCTGATCCGCTCCGCGGCCTGGTCGGGATCGGGCTGGCCGGCGTTCAGCCAGGCGATGACGGCCTCCAGGGTGAAGCCGGGGATCAGGTTGGCGGCCCAGCCGAGCCACGGCCCCTCCGGGATGACGCGCGCCAGGTTGCGGCGGCCGACCTCGCGGGAGGCGGCGCGGAGCAGGGCGGGAATGGCGTCCTCGCCGAAGTCGTCGGCGCCGGTGGCCTCGGCCAGCCGGACGCAGGCGCGGTCGAGCACGGCCCGGTACAGGTCGGCCTTGGAGTCGAAGTGCCGGTACAGCATGGCCCGGGTCAGCTCGGCCTCGGCGGCGATGTCGTCCAGGCCGGTGGCGGCGAGCAGGCCCGAGGCGGTGAACCGCAGCCGGTTCTCGGCCAGCGGATCGGCGAGCTGCCCGTCGAAGCCTGAGCGCCGTGGCCGTTCAGCTCACCTGCCCGCCCGCCAGCGCCGCGAGCCTCTCCTCGGACGGGGAGCCGGTCGGCGCGGTGTAGACGACGAGATACAGGTCTGGATCGGCGGTGGGCGCGAACGACTCCCAGTTGAGCGTCATGACCCCCACCTCCGGATGGCGCAGCCGCTTCGTCCCGTACGTGCAGTAGGTCACTCGGTGATCGGCCCAGTGACGGGCGAAGTCGGCGGAACGCGCGCTCAGCTCGTCGACCAGCTGCTGGGGGCGCGGGTCGTCGCCGGACCGGCCCAGCGCGCCCCGCAGCCAGGCGGCGGCCTCCACGGCGACCTCCTCCCAGTCGGGGAAGACGTCGCGGGCCCGCGGGTCGAGGAAGATCCAGCGGATCTCGTTGCGCTCGGGACGCGGCATGGCCTCGAAGTCGGTCAGGAGGGCCGCCCCCATGCGGTTGAGCGCCAGGATGTCCAGGACCCCGGTCATCAGCAGCGCGGGGGCCGGGCCGAGCATGTCGAGCATCATGCGCAGCGCGGCGCGCGGGCGTGCCGGTGGGCGCGGGCGCGCGTGATGCCGGTCGCCGATCAGCTCGCGCAGGTGGCGCTGCTCCTCGGCGGTGAGCCGCAGGACGCCCGCGACCGCCTCCAGCACCTGGTCGGACACGTTGCCGGCCCGGCCCTGCTCCATCCGGGTGTAGTAGTCGGCGCTGACCCCGGCCGCCAGGGCCAGCTCCTCGCGGCGCAGCCCGCGCACCCGGCGGCCGCCGGCCCGCGCGGGCAGGCCCACGTCGCGTGGGGCCACCCGGGACCGCCGCGACCGCAGGAACTCGCGCAGCTCGTCCTGCCGGCTCATACCGTCAGTATCGCATCTGCGCAGGTGAGGCCGCTGAGGGCCGTCACAGGGCGCGGCTGCCGGTGGTGATCTCGAACCACACCGTCTTGCGGCCCCGGCCGGGGGCGAGATCGACACCCCACCGGTCGGTCAGCTCCTCGACCAGCCGCAGGCCGCGGCCACCGGTGGCCGCGTGACCGGCTCTGCCCGGCGCCAGCGACGTGGGACGGCCGTGATCGATGACCTCACCACGCACGCCCTCCGGCGTCGGGACCAGGCGGAACGCGACGGGCGGTGCGGCGTGGGCCAGGGCGTTGGTGACGAGCTCGCTGACGACGAGCAGGGCGTCGTCGATGCTGGACGGCTGCGCGCCCGACGCGGTCAGCGTGGCCCGGGTGAGCCTGCGTGCCCGGGCCACGGAGCGGGACTCGGGCGGCAGGATCCAGCAGGTGCCGGGCTCCAGGTGTGCTTGCACGGTGGCCTCCGAGGAGGGTCGGATCGGTGCTCCCGGTATTTCCGGGGCGCTCACCTGGTGCAACACCGGCGCGCGGGGCTGCGGCGGACGTTGTCTGGCCTGTCCCGTGCCTAGGTCTGGCCGGTCCCCCCCTTGGGCGCCCGTCACTGGTTCCTGTCGCGCTCCTCGACCAGTGCGGCGTACTCCGTCTGGGTGGTGGCGAACTTCATGGCGCCCGTCCTCGGGTCGGTCGCCACGTAGTAGAGCCAGCGACCGGCGGCCGGCTCCAGCGCCGCGCGGACGGCGTCGGCCCCCGGGCTGCCGATGGGGCCGGGCGGCAGCCCGGGACGCCGGTAGGTGTTGTAGGGCGACGGGCTCCTGACGTCCTCGGGGGTCGCGGCGGAGCCGTACTTGCCCAGGCCGTACAGGACCGTGCTGTCCACCTGCAGCCGCATCTTCCGATCCAGCCGGTTGTGCAGGACCCTGGCGATCTTCGGCATGTCCTCCGGCCGGAAGGACTCGGCCTGGACGATGCTGGCGATGGTGAGGATCTCCAGCGGCGTCCTGCCCGCCCGGCCGGCGCCCGCCACCAGGCCGGTCTCCTCGGCGAGGCGCCCGAAACCGGTCACCATCGCCCCGAGGATCTCGCCGGGGCTCATGGCGGGGGAGATCTCGTAGCTGCCGGGGGCGGCGAACCCTTCGAGCCTCCCCTTCGCGTACGGCGGCAGGCCGAGTGCCGCGCCGTCCCTGGCGGCTCGCTCGAACTCCGCCACCGGCCTGCCGGTCACGGACGACAACCTCTTGAGGAGCTGCGCGAGCCGCATCCCCGGTGGCACGATCACGGTGATGGCCGGCCGCTGCTCGGGCACCACGCTCGCGACGGCGTCCGGCTGCCCGGCGGCCTCACCGGAGGTGCCCGGCGACAACCCTCGCACCACGAACGTGGCTCCGACGGCCAGCGCGACCACCCCGGCCGCCGCCATCAGGGCGAGGCCGCGACGCCTGGGCCGGTGCTCGCGTGCCTGGAGGGACCGGCCCTGGAGGAACCGGCTCGGCGCCGGTGGCCGCTCCTCGTCGGCCATCTCGGAGAGGGTCTCGCGCAGCAGGTCCTCGATGTTCATCCGAACTCCCTCATGATGGTCAGTTCAGGCGCCGTCTGCTTCAGGCGTTCCAGCGAGCGGTGGATCTGGCTGCGTACCGATCCCACCCTGATGCCGAGCACCCGCGCGATCTCGGTCTCCGACAGGTCCTCGAAGTAGCGCAGCACCAGAATGGTCCGCTGCCTGGGCGTGAGCCGGCCGAGGGCCGCGCGCATCATCACCCGCAGGTCCGCGCCGTCGGCGTGCCCGTCACGGGCCTGGTCGGGCAGCCACCCGGTGGACACCTCCGCGACCCGTGACCGCCGCCGCCACCAGCTCACCTGCTCGTGGTACATGACCCGGCGCACGTACCCCTCGATGGCGGCGGGATCGCGCAGACCGCGCCACTTCGCGGCCGTCTTGGCCAGGGCCGACTGCACCAGGTCCTCGGCGGCGTGCCGCTCACCGGTCAGCAGGTACGCCGTGCGGAACAACGCCCCCGACCGGCCGACGACGAAGTCCCGGAAGGCCGCCTCGAATCCTGGATCCACCCGTCCTCCTCGCGATGTTCACAGGGGCAAGGACGCGGGGGATGCGCCGATCTATGCCTCTACGGCCGACGTTTTACGAGGCCGTCCCCCGGCGGGAAGTGGCCGCGATCCCTCTCAGCACGTATAACGGACAGGAAGGGGAATGAGGTGGCGATGGACCGTCGCATCTTTGGCCTGGAGAACGAGTACGGGATCACCTGCACGTTCAAA
The nucleotide sequence above comes from Nonomuraea gerenzanensis. Encoded proteins:
- a CDS encoding WD40 repeat domain-containing serine/threonine protein kinase, with translation MGGSAELLPGDPARLGDYWLAGRLGSGGQGVVYEAYDEGGRRVAIKILYGVELRHGLARELAAAERVAPFCIAQVLGHDLQAPRPYLVSEYVEGPSLRAFVAERGPLDGADLHRLAAGGATALTAIHEAGVIHRDLKPDNVLLGPDGPRVIDFGIARTAEMSLTSTGVVAGTPTYMAPEILNGQRAGTAADVFAWGAIVLFAATGRDPFHAENLGAVMYGVLTAEPDLGDLADPLRSLVAAALRKEPADRPAARELLLKLLGAVPDPLAAGIEQASEVRAGSDDPALGTRAEEVYAGLTPAAQELVPEVFLRMVAAGPDTEDTVRRVSRADLPPGAGDVLAAFEEAGLLAAGGGDFVISRPALLRAWPRLRDWVDAERPGLAVHRELAVAARRWQEGQGDPLQGRTLESALRWAATGRRHLTLNPQERSFLEAGTAAARRRGRVRRLVTSSLAVLLVLALVAGTIAVRQSLDLTEQRDEAAARAVAARAETLRAEDPATAMLLSAAAWHISPAPEARTALFGSLAQPALDVLALGYGRFGADGRTFHTWDDRQVHVWDLTTRRRTGTVAVELPGEDGEVSLSRDGRLAALAGSVEGEGVLLWDLQSGRPAGGLDTRLTGAEFGDGNRVYAATTVGERTQLWRVGGREPVLERGAFESVAISPDDRFVALFQQEGPGEIWDLSHGERLRAPEAGKGQDVIAVRFSPDGRTLAIVRPAEVLLWDVASGEPAGPPLKRPGALSRSSYGPGLVAYSPDGRRLAVLDPDGITLWSTDDRLALTTIPLGRQDVHTLSFDRDGRTLRYLRMDDIMAVVSLDVSTHTRPPSLGGDDTLPARTTIAGHALSPDGRLAALFDRDTATVQLWDVRGRRLLGRLDGLGEPATVTGAWMLFSPDGRTLAITVGPEPMRTSLWDVTARRRLPDLHDPGRVIEHVQAFSPDGRTLAVAVGQDGTEQSRAWDFAGRGMTGTFPIQDRRVLAFVADDRVLTSGAELVELPSGKRTPLAGTGPFSGNVVALSADRRLVAVEEEGRVGIWDTATGALRARVRDVRAGAPASMDGGGAAALAFSPRGDLLASAAFGEIRLWDTTTGQQVGPPFPGPAFTGSLAFDAAGTLHATSGGHDLLDYPTDPARAARAVCARAGRSLTEAEWRRYIPYVPYRREVCA
- a CDS encoding alpha/beta fold hydrolase — translated: MTRHTTVQIQGLPVFYREAGDPANPTLVLLHGFPSSSAMFRNLIADLADSYHLIAPDHVGFGQSAAPSVEEFPYSFDKLTEITLELLDTLNIDRFALYIHDYGAPIGLRIASRHPERVSAIITQSGNAYLDGFTPFWEVLFAHAKDRATHEPAVRELLTADATRWQYTHGVPADLLERVSPDSWVLDQAYLDRPGNKEVQLQLFWDYQFNLDGYPAFQEYFRTHRPPVLVAWGANDEIFGAAGAEAYARDLPDAEIHLLDAGHFALETHGREIAGLIRDFLRRRLP
- a CDS encoding TetR/AcrR family transcriptional regulator produces the protein MDDIAAEAELTRAMLYRHFDSKADLYRAVLDRACVRLAEATGADDFGEDAIPALLRAASREVGRRNLARVIPEGPWLGWAANLIPGFTLEAVIAWLNAGQPDPDQAAERISQAVHGVMAAAHPPA
- a CDS encoding helix-turn-helix transcriptional regulator, with translation MSRQDELREFLRSRRSRVAPRDVGLPARAGGRRVRGLRREELALAAGVSADYYTRMEQGRAGNVSDQVLEAVAGVLRLTAEEQRHLRELIGDRHHARPRPPARPRAALRMMLDMLGPAPALLMTGVLDILALNRMGAALLTDFEAMPRPERNEIRWIFLDPRARDVFPDWEEVAVEAAAWLRGALGRSGDDPRPQQLVDELSARSADFARHWADHRVTYCTYGTKRLRHPEVGVMTLNWESFAPTADPDLYLVVYTAPTGSPSEERLAALAGGQVS
- a CDS encoding ATP-binding protein; this translates as MQAHLEPGTCWILPPESRSVARARRLTRATLTASGAQPSSIDDALLVVSELVTNALAHAAPPVAFRLVPTPEGVRGEVIDHGRPTSLAPGRAGHAATGGRGLRLVEELTDRWGVDLAPGRGRKTVWFEITTGSRAL